One Hydrogenophaga crassostreae genomic region harbors:
- a CDS encoding glycoside hydrolase family 19 protein, whose translation MADPNIPHLSGAQQMQRAESLLVAAYRSGMTDPKELANFMGQVQHESQNFSRLEENLNYSGSRLYDVFPGRNGLTREGAQAITDMPDASERRQAVAEQVYGGDWGARRLGNTEAGDGYAFRGRGYMQLTGRNNYEHFGEATGLDLINQPGLAANEAHAERLAISYWNENVQAVQTARTDVTQAGSIINTGGPDKIPNGLADRQANATAWETAFNNGYLQEALARHPAAVTPVEAEEATRNPQALQLKPELQLSPHSLALIQDSEQQVRQIAERHQLPWDAGLNNTAHAVASQARQEGLTGITHLNVSNGQIRYAQFDGLTLKEGALDARAAANTDAQTSVDQMARADQLTLTQLPEVASTQAQRQEVHAPAH comes from the coding sequence CACCTGAGCGGCGCGCAACAGATGCAGCGCGCCGAATCGCTGCTGGTGGCCGCCTACCGCAGCGGCATGACCGACCCCAAAGAACTGGCCAACTTCATGGGCCAGGTTCAGCATGAAAGCCAGAACTTCTCGCGCCTCGAAGAAAACCTCAACTACAGTGGCAGCCGCCTGTACGACGTGTTCCCGGGCCGCAACGGTCTGACCCGCGAAGGCGCGCAAGCCATCACCGACATGCCCGATGCCAGCGAACGGCGGCAAGCCGTGGCCGAGCAGGTCTATGGGGGTGACTGGGGGGCCAGAAGGCTCGGCAACACCGAGGCGGGCGACGGCTATGCCTTTCGTGGTCGCGGCTACATGCAGCTGACCGGCCGCAACAACTATGAACACTTTGGTGAGGCCACCGGGCTTGACCTGATCAACCAGCCCGGTCTGGCAGCCAACGAAGCCCATGCCGAACGCCTGGCGATCAGCTACTGGAACGAAAACGTGCAAGCCGTGCAAACCGCCCGCACCGACGTGACCCAGGCCGGCTCCATCATCAACACCGGCGGGCCCGACAAAATCCCCAACGGCCTGGCCGACCGGCAGGCCAATGCCACCGCCTGGGAAACCGCCTTCAACAACGGCTACCTGCAAGAAGCCCTGGCGCGCCACCCCGCAGCGGTAACGCCTGTTGAAGCAGAAGAAGCAACCCGCAACCCGCAAGCCCTGCAACTCAAACCCGAGCTGCAGCTCTCGCCCCACAGCCTGGCCTTGATTCAGGACAGCGAGCAACAGGTTCGCCAGATCGCCGAGCGCCACCAGCTGCCCTGGGACGCCGGGCTCAACAACACCGCCCATGCCGTGGCCAGCCAGGCCCGCCAGGAAGGCCTCACCGGCATCACCCACCTCAACGTGAGCAACGGCCAGATTCGCTACGCCCAGTTCGACGGCCTCACCCTCAAAGAGGGCGCGCTCGACGCCCGCGCGGCGGCCAACACCGATGCGCAGACATCGGTCGACCAGATGGCCAGGGCCGATCAGCTGACCTTGACCCAGCTTCCGGAGGTTGCGTCCACCCAGGCCCAGCGCCAGGAAGTGCACGCGCCCGCTCACTGA